The following coding sequences are from one Aeromicrobium duanguangcaii window:
- a CDS encoding AMP-binding protein encodes MNTVDRLWSHAESTPDAIAVRVGDDSWTYAQLRDLIATWAARLDRAGISAGDRVLLVAPTSQEFVVVHHAVAVIGAIGVTVNSTSTAAELEYFLTDAECALAIAWHETQDVARQAAEATGIDLWVLEAGDVEVDIAPDLELPRPMVEDDTAVLLYTSGTTGKPKGAELTHGNIVACAEIIAGTLESDGSDRVGTALPLFHVFGQVCVMASTFAVGASLLLLRPFSGPGLLQMAAAHRLTILAGVPTMWNAMLHADVDVSREDLASLTHALSGGAALPLAVADAFRERFGCRVLDGYGLSETTGAATSAKLSVRRKEGSVGPALPRLKACIMDAEGRPVEPGVHGEVAVAGPVIMKGYWRRPEATAEVMRGDWFLTGDIGKQDEDGDVWIVDRKKDLVIRGGYNVYPREIEEVLYTHPDLREVAVIGVPDDRLGEEIAVVFAPHPGREVDAARLREWMEERLAPYKVPRVYQQVEELPKGSTGKILKRQLDRGAVLAQGTRVSRDRSAS; translated from the coding sequence ATGAACACCGTTGACCGGTTGTGGAGTCACGCCGAGAGCACCCCGGACGCGATCGCCGTGCGGGTCGGTGACGACTCGTGGACGTACGCGCAGTTGCGCGACCTCATCGCCACCTGGGCGGCGCGGTTGGACCGGGCCGGCATCTCGGCGGGGGACCGCGTGCTGCTGGTGGCGCCGACGTCGCAGGAGTTCGTCGTCGTGCACCACGCCGTCGCGGTGATCGGCGCCATCGGCGTGACGGTCAACTCGACGTCGACCGCGGCCGAGCTCGAGTACTTCCTCACCGACGCGGAGTGCGCTCTGGCCATCGCGTGGCACGAGACGCAGGACGTCGCGCGCCAGGCCGCCGAGGCGACCGGGATCGACCTGTGGGTGCTCGAGGCGGGGGACGTCGAGGTCGACATCGCGCCCGACCTGGAGCTGCCGCGGCCGATGGTCGAGGACGACACGGCGGTGCTGCTCTACACGTCCGGGACCACCGGCAAGCCCAAGGGCGCCGAGCTGACCCACGGCAACATCGTGGCCTGTGCCGAGATCATCGCCGGCACGCTGGAGAGCGACGGCTCGGACCGCGTGGGGACGGCGTTGCCGCTCTTCCACGTGTTCGGCCAGGTCTGTGTCATGGCCAGCACCTTCGCGGTCGGCGCGAGCCTGTTGCTGCTGCGCCCGTTCAGCGGACCGGGCCTGTTGCAGATGGCCGCCGCACACCGCCTGACGATCCTGGCCGGCGTCCCGACGATGTGGAACGCCATGCTGCACGCCGACGTGGACGTCTCCCGCGAGGACCTGGCGAGCCTGACGCACGCCCTGTCCGGTGGCGCCGCGCTGCCGCTCGCCGTCGCCGACGCGTTCCGTGAGCGCTTCGGCTGCCGCGTCCTGGACGGCTACGGCCTCAGCGAGACGACCGGCGCCGCCACCTCCGCCAAGCTCAGCGTCCGGCGCAAGGAGGGCTCGGTCGGCCCGGCCCTGCCGCGGTTGAAGGCCTGCATCATGGACGCAGAGGGCCGCCCGGTCGAGCCGGGCGTCCACGGCGAGGTCGCCGTCGCGGGGCCCGTCATCATGAAGGGCTACTGGCGTCGTCCCGAGGCCACTGCGGAAGTCATGCGCGGCGACTGGTTCCTGACCGGCGACATCGGCAAGCAGGACGAGGACGGCGACGTGTGGATCGTCGACCGCAAGAAGGATCTCGTGATCCGGGGCGGCTACAACGTGTACCCGCGCGAGATCGAGGAGGTGCTCTACACTCATCCGGACCTGCGCGAGGTCGCCGTCATCGGCGTTCCCGACGACCGGCTGGGCGAGGAGATCGCCGTCGTCTTCGCCCCGCACCCCGGGCGCGAGGTGGACGCCGCGCGCCTGCGCGAGTGGATGGAGGAGCGCCTGGCTCCCTACAAGGTGCCGCGGGTCTACCAGCAGGTCGAGGAGCTGCCGAAGGGATCGACCGGCAAGATTCTCAAGCGCCAGCTCGACCGCGGTGCGGTGCTGGCCCAGGGCACGCGCGTCTCGCGCGACCGGAGCGCGTCGTGA
- a CDS encoding phosphotransferase family protein: MTQLIATEPVARWIASLGIGAEGPIEFRRVGAGQSNLTFLVTDSVGHRWILRRPPLGKLLASAHDVEREHRIMSGLQGTGVPVPAIHGFTKDPAVTDAPIMLMDFVDGRVLDSIEAIETVPQDTRRAIGLSLASTLGSVHEVDLAAAGLADLASHAPYAERQLRRWHRQWEQSRTRDLPIVDDLAQRLTARVPEQREVSLVHGDFHLLNVITDPNAGRVTAVLDWELSTLGDPLADLGGLLAYWPQSDDEIITGFHGPTLPGFPSRDELVARYAETTGRDVSAIGFWYVLGLWKIAIIAEGVLRRSIDDPRNTAVTGQISSDLIDALLARADLEARAVGL, translated from the coding sequence GTGACGCAACTGATCGCGACGGAGCCCGTCGCCCGGTGGATCGCCTCGTTGGGGATCGGCGCCGAGGGCCCGATCGAGTTCCGGCGCGTCGGCGCGGGGCAGTCGAACCTCACGTTCCTGGTGACCGACTCCGTCGGGCACCGGTGGATCCTGCGCCGCCCGCCACTGGGCAAGCTGCTGGCGTCGGCCCACGACGTCGAGCGCGAGCACCGCATCATGTCCGGCCTGCAGGGCACCGGGGTCCCGGTGCCGGCGATCCACGGGTTCACGAAGGACCCGGCGGTGACGGACGCGCCGATCATGCTCATGGACTTCGTCGACGGGCGGGTGCTGGACAGCATCGAGGCCATCGAGACGGTTCCCCAGGACACCCGCCGCGCCATCGGTCTGTCGCTGGCCTCGACGCTCGGGTCCGTCCACGAGGTCGATCTCGCCGCGGCCGGTCTGGCCGACCTGGCCAGCCATGCGCCCTATGCCGAGCGTCAGCTGCGCCGCTGGCACCGCCAGTGGGAGCAGTCGCGCACGCGGGACCTGCCGATCGTCGACGATCTCGCGCAGCGGCTCACGGCCCGGGTGCCGGAGCAGCGCGAGGTGTCGCTGGTGCACGGCGACTTCCACCTGCTCAACGTGATCACAGACCCCAATGCGGGTCGTGTCACGGCGGTCCTGGACTGGGAGCTGTCCACCCTGGGCGATCCGCTGGCCGACCTCGGCGGACTGCTGGCGTACTGGCCCCAGTCCGACGACGAGATCATCACCGGCTTCCACGGCCCGACGCTGCCGGGATTCCCGTCGCGCGACGAGCTCGTGGCCCGGTACGCCGAGACCACCGGACGCGACGTGTCGGCCATCGGCTTCTGGTACGTCCTCGGCCTGTGGAAGATCGCGATCATTGCCGAGGGCGTGTTGCGCCGGTCGATCGACGACCCGCGGAACACCGCCGTCACCGGCCAGATCTCCAGCGACCTGATCGATGCCCTGCTGGCCCGTGCCGATCTCGAGGCGCGCGCCGTCGGCCTCTGA